aaaaacaaacaaaaaaaaagtggtcaaagcattggaatttcaatctaagggtcctggttttgaatcttggtaacagcacctggtgggtaaagggtggagatttttccgatttcccaggtcacgtgcgtggacctgctagtgcctgaacccttttcatgtgtaattgcacgcagaagatcagatacgcacattaaagatcctgcaatccctgtcagcattcagtgggttatggaaacaagaacatgcctagcatgcacacccctgaaaatggagtcatacatgtaaaatgtgtgtatgtgtttgtgcctgaaatctgattgcatAATACAAGAAacaatgagcgcccagtggcagccgtcagtcggttctacccaggtaggcagcctgttgtgcaaatgaccctgagtttgcaAAGTGTTTAGACTACAGCTtgttctccgaccgaggataggcgctatataaatatccatatcaaatcagaaTTCAAATTAGTTGCCATGACAGTGAACCATGTTaaacttttttctctccttctctctctctctctctctcgctcctttctGTCCCTCTCGCACAGCTACGGCCCCAGAGAGGTGCCCCGGAGGGAGGATTTCAGCATCCAGGGGCAGATCAACTGTGACGTGAAGTTCGCTCCCTTCTCTTGCCGCGTGCGACGGCAGCATGTGCAGGACGGGCAGGAGAAGGACCTCTCCGCACAGCTGCTGGAGGCTGTGGAGCCGGCTGTCAGGCTGGTTAGTGACGGTgctatgtgtgtagtgtgttttggggtgtgtcaTCCATCCCGATTCGCGTTTATACCTGATTCGCCTATCAATTCATTGTTGATCCCGTTTCGCCTGTTTACTGTTTGCCAATGTATTCTGTtgctcttgtgtgtgtacgtcttaAATGATCATTTTATATAGTCATTGTAATTGATTgtgaacatgttgttttttttgggggggggcggggggggttcgTGTTTCTTATACATGCTCAAAGGATATGTCAGTAATGAACCGTGTGAACATGACTTGAAGGGTGACATTTTCTGTTGGGTATGGCAGGCCCTATATGTCAATAGcatgttctttgacataaaaagTGCCTCGTTAAAATTGTGTGAACAAAGTAACTTTTTTTATTCACATAAAATACATCTTGCTCAAATACCTTGTAATATATATGAAATAGGGATTCCAAATTATTTTCacaaatgttttctttcttttcttttctttttttacttttatatGTTTTAAAACTGACTCAAACTTTGCATTTAAGTCAAGCTGGCCTTGTGCGatgctgtgtgcagcatacaaAATATGCCAGATTTAAGATAGATGGTGGTACTGTGGTTTTGTGTTTACAGGATACATTCCCAAAGTCCCAAGTCGATATCTACGTCACTGTGCTGGAGAATGACGGCGGTGGTAAGTGTGTGGAGGGAAACAGGATAAGTGGGTGAAACTAATTATTCAAATAAACACAAGATATTTGCTCCTGACAGTTCAAAAAATGCTTTTGACGTTATAAATCACCAAAAGACTTTCGGGTTTGAAAGTTTtgtcacaagaaaacaacatttcAGATTTTGGCTATGTACTAACATTTGTACCGGGCTTTGTTCATTCATGATTAATGAACGTGATGATTGACCAATGAAATTGTTCAGCTCAGAGTTCAACCTTGACCTCAGAGTAATACATTTCATGATTGGCTGAAACTTCACCAGGTTTCAACCCATGTTGCATGAGAAAATGACAGTAGAATGTAGACCTCCACTCAAGTTGAATTGCATGGAACGGCAGCAGTGCAGTGGGTTGTTTGCTGATTTAAGCAACGCTCATTACTGTAATGTGGAAAGTCTTTACTCCTCACAACTTCAGCTAAAACCTCCTTTGGGTCCAAAgagcgccatagccgaatggttaaagcgttggactttcgatcagagggtcccgggttcgaatcacggtgacggcgcctggtgggtaaagggtggagatttttacgatctcccaggtcaacatatgtgcagacctgccagtgcctgaacccccttcatgtgtatacgcaagcagaagatcaaatacgcacgttaaagatcctgtaatccatgtcggcgttcggtgggttatggaaacaagaacatacccagcatgcacacccccgaaaacggagtatggctgcctacatggcggggtaaaaacggtcatacacgcaaaaagcccactcgcgtatatacgagtgaacatgggagttgaagcccacgaacgcacaaGAAGAAGGTCCAAAGAGCATGTTAGCAGAATTGGAGGCCGATCCATATGGCACTTCCGTCAGGGTAAGCGAACAAAACTTCCATTCCGGCCATCATTTGGCCTGTTGGCATTTATATAGTAGTGAGTCAGGGAGGCTCCATTGCAGAgttggttaggtgttggacttctgaacaagtgttcaccagtgatcagagttcgaggccccattttggcatggtgttgtatccTTGGGAAGATACTCCATTGaaaatgtgaatgggtacctgattctGTCAGGGAAGATCAAAtcagaggaaggagaagattCCTATActgagccctaaacacagtgaatTCACTGCCACTTTGGCTATGTAAGGTTGCAGGAGTTTCAACATTGAAGGCATGGAAATCCTGGAAAGTCACGGGATTTGAAAACGTAATATTTCAGGAATTGTAGGTAGGTCATGGAATTATGGTCTTGGACATGGAAAATTCATGGAATGGAGAATAAATCTGTCACAAAACACTTACGCTTGCATTCatttaagaaagaagaaaaaatataatttGATAACTTGGACAATCAGCAACTGTATAGTCTCAGTATGTGTGCAATTGTAAGGCCTCATCCAAGAAACATTGAGGACAATACCAGTTGTGTACATTCATGGTGTTAAACTAAGACCTAAGGTATGTATCACTTTATCATTTGTGTCTCCATGAACATGCTAAAAGCATTATTAATGTTTGTAAGTTTTATCTTCCCAGCTGGCCATTTTGATAACAGAAGAAACACTTTTTGTGAAGAAGATAGGCAATTTGTGGTTCTGGAAATTCCTGAAAACTTGCAAAAAAAAGATAGGTAATTTGTGGTTCTGGAAATTCCTGAAAACTTGTAAAAAAGATAGGTAATTTGTGGTTCTGGAAATTCCtgaaaacttgtaaaaaaaagaTAGGTAATTTGTGGTTCTGGAAATTTCTGAAAACTTTGTAAAAAAGATAGGTAATTTGTCGTTCAGGAAATTCCTGAAAACTTGTAAAAAAGATAGGTAATTTGTGGTTCTGGAAATTCCTGAAAACTTGTAAAAAAGATAGGTAATTTGTGGTTCTGGAAATTCCtgaaaacttgtaaaaaaaatagGTAATTTGTGGTTCTGGAAATTCCAGAAAACTTGTCAACCTGCGTGGACCCAGTGTGACCTTTGCTGTTTCAGTGCTGTCTGCAGCCATCACCTGTGCCTGTCTGGCGTTGGCGGATGCAGGGATTGAGATGTATGACCTGGTGGTCGGCTGTTCTGCTGTGAGTGGTGGGAAACCAGGGGGCTGTGATATTACACgcttgtgcatgcacatacatgtgtgtggtcaGCTGCActtagcactcacacacacgcatgcacgaacacacacgcgctcgcacacacacacaaacactcatacacaggcaaattaatgaataaagacAGTCTCACACAGATGAACAAACACATTCAGTTtcccaaacacacatgcacacattagcacacacctctctttctctctcgctccttccctgcccctccctctctctctctctctctctctctctctctctctctctctctctggtgccaAGGCAGTGTCTAAATCTCTTACTCATACAAGTCAAGCTATAGATACGTTGGGCATTAGATTGATGGCACATCTGCATcatcgaaactttttttcttttcttttttttctacaaagcatgTCTTGCTGATTCTTCAGCAATGTGCCTTCATCTTGTTCTTCACTTTGCAAACCTTACAAAACATTTATCACAAACTACAGACAAGAACATTTCTGAATGGAGTTGAAGGTTGGTCAAATATTCACTTTTTAGAAGGAAAATGTTACCATTATCTTGTTCAGTTTGCAAATGATACATTTATCACAAACTACAGATAAGAACATTTCTGAATGGAGTTGAAGCTTGGTCAAATATTCACTTTTTAGAAGGAAAATGTTACCATACCTTATGCATGGTTTGTTCACAGAGGCTTCATGGGGACACGGTGTTGATGGATCCATCAGAGAAGGAGGAACGTTTGAAAACTGTGAGTAGGAATACATCTTGTACCATTActtcgatgggcgcaatagccgagttaaagcgttggactttcaatctgagggtcctgggttcgaatcacggtgacggcgcctggtgggtaaagggtggagatttttacgatctcccaggtcaacatatgtgcagacctgctagtgcctgaacccccttcgtgtgtatatgcaagcagaagatcaaatacgcacgttgaagatcctgtaatccatgtcagcgttcggtgggttatggaaacaagaacatacccaacatgcacacccccgaaagcggagtatggcagcctacatggcggggtaaaaacggtcatacacgtaaaagcccactcgtgtgcatacgagtgaacatgggggttgcagcccacgaacgaagaagaagaagaagtaccattACTTCCACACACCTTTGGCAGCACTTCTTTTTTTAtgactgagtgaatgagttttgtttttttactttccagttcattttcttcttccttgaattactctctctttttttttgtcacaacagatttctctgtgtgtagttCGGGCTgccaccagggagagcgcatcgctatactgagagcaccacccatttaaaaaaaaaaaaaaaaatttctgcctgcagttttatttgttttcctatcaaagtggatttcctaacaaaattttgccagggacaacccttttgttgccgtgggttcttccacacggaggtgtgtgtgcatgtgtgtgaacatgggcaTGGAGGGAGATCACCAGTGGtgaagtgtgtgagagtgtgtatgagcATGACGACACACTCctctgtgggtatgtgtgtgtgtagtgatcagTTTGAACTTCTTCCACTAAAGCCAaggtgatatttgtgtgtgtgtgtgtgtgtgtgtgcctctgtgtggtgtgtgtatgtatgtatgatgtatgtgtgtgtgtttgtgtcacgttgtgtatgtgtatttgtttatatttctatgtgtgtgtgtacatgtgtatgtgtgtttatatgtatgtatgtgtttgtgtatgtatgtgtgtgtatgtgtatttatttgtatttgtatgtgtgtgtggatatttgtatacatgtgtatgtgtttatatgtatgtttgtatagaatagaatagattttattgtcatgaaaccgtaaggtttataagacacaagtgcaatggtaaataaatgaatgaatgaaaaacacacaattaatcaatcagttaatgcagtaaattgcagcagcattcataaacaaattttcctcatcttgtttgtatatattcatcatctgttagcatcacctgactgggaatatttcctgtgttattcgaattttgaatatcttttaaaaattgttgccttaaggttttatatttaatacaatgatcaagaagatggatttcgtcttccaggaaatgtgtatgtatgtgtgtgtatgtgtgtttgtttgtatttgtatgtgtgcacatgtatatgtgtgtgtgtatgctgacaGGCATCAGGACAGAAACCAGGCGGAGAGCTGACTGTGGCCTTCATGCCTTCCCTCCGACAGGTGTCCGCCATCTGTTTCCATGGCGACACAGACCTGGAGCTGCTGACACAGGTGAGAGGGGTCATGCCTTAACGCACAGCGCATTCCAGCCTGTTGTCATGTCAACTTacatggttattgttgttgttgtttgggggggggtggtttggttttttgttgttgtttttttactcacaTTTGTATGAAGTGAGTCAGTATAGTCAACTGgtcatggttgtgtgtgtatgtgtgtgtgttttaaaaggaAAGGATGTTGTTtatattgaatgtgtgtgtgtgtgtttattagaagcggtgttgtgtacatgtgtgtgtgtgtgtgtgtgtgtgcttgtatttgcgtgtgtgttcaaAGAAAATAGGGAGgtgcatatacatgtatgcatgtgtttatgtgtgtgtgtgcgtgttcagaaTAGTTTTATatatgtacctctgtgtgtgtgtgtgtgtgtgtgtgcgcgtgtgtgttcaaaGAAATGTCATGTACATACAccctagtatgtgtgtgtgtgtatatgtgtgtgttcaaagaagtgtgtggtgtatacacaggtatgtgtgtgtgtgttgaaaggaaagagtgtgttgtgaaaaggtgtgtgtgtgtgtgcatgttcaaagaaagaagttgtgtattcacgtgtgtgtgtgtgtgtgtgttgacaggcctCCCAGCTGTGTCAAGACACCTGCCAGAAGCTGTACCAAGTGGTGCAGGCAACACTCATCACTGCCATCCAGAATCGCATGAAGGCTGCATAGGTTGTCAGCTCACTGAACTggagccttgtgtgtgtgtgtgtgtgtgtgcgtatatcatgtgtgtgtgtgtgtgtgcacgtgcacgtgtgtgtgaaaacatgtgagtgtgtgtgtgagtgtgcacatgagtgtgagtgtatgcatgtgactATGAcatggtatgtctgtgtgtttggtgtttttttcaatGGAGAGCTGCTGAGTCTGGAGTctattgagtgtatgtgtgtgtgtgtgtgttggtcatttgTTGATCTGCCTGTCTGACGCAGATGAGTTTGCTGTCAAATCAAGTCATGCCATGTGGTTttgggagggttgggtggggtgcgAGGGATATAAAAGTACCCACTTCATTTAGAGGATCAGGACTCGTCTCATCAAACAACACAACTTTGACCAAACCATGAACCAAGCACTGAACAGGTTGACCTAAAGGGTGTTAACCAGTAGCTCCTTAAATTCAACCTTACGACCAGGCAAAGGCCTCTGTGGTATGGACATGTGACGAGATCATCAGTCCTGACAAAAGATtaccctgcaaggcacagtgccaggaggaagacgaagaggcagacagaagaagaggttatttttgtttgttttatttttgttttgctttttgtttgttttggagtttttttttacatgaggatacataaatatttattgaatgagttgtttgttgtgctcacacgtgtgtattgtgtgtgtgtgtgaggttcttttttttttcttttcttttttttttttatcagttcaaTGAGTTTACTTTACGATGCATAGCAGAAAGAAAAGTTAAGGATTTAAATAACAACTCAGAAAGCATTAATtctattacattacattacattacctCCTAGTATCTGCCTGACGTCTATAAGATGACAGAAGAAGAGGTTGGAAGATAACATCCGGGAGTGGACAGGCCTGTCGTTCACTGAATTGCAGAGAGCAGGCCACGATCAAGACAGATGGCAGAAGATTGTCGgagagtcatcagtggtgcctccacaaccccacccgGGGTTATGAGACCAATGACGAGAGACCCCAGACACAAATATTGcgcccgtggggatgccgggggcctTGTGgaataaatagcatccctgccttctgtgctagaaatttcctcttttctatcactctctttgtttctgcctttttttctttccttcactgttgtctcctttttctgccttcccagtccacttccctttcttttttcaagcaatccttgacactttttttcttttctcttttccacagtccctgatgtactgtctgtgctgttttgctccggtgattaggtagtgagatgtaaacactgggatgggcactagcttcccattctgcagtgtttttTCCCTATATGAccttttttatgaatttttttgtttggctttgaagtattgtttttttttacttttttactatttttttgtaatctggggatgataagcGGAATGactggcatcctcagcatggcctagtcttatttgccatgaggagctaaatggttgggatactgtgtcatgaactgtgttttgtgggtttgtatttgtgttgttgtttttttgttgtagatgtgacagtttttgtgttgatgcggttaAGCATTtgaatggtttgacagtcctgatatggccctgtgcggtcggctggactataagcgacaagaataataataatagtccaTCGTTATtttctgtaataataataatagtccaTCGTTATTTTCTGTCTAcccctctatctttcttcctCAGTAGTTCCTTGCAGGATTGTTTTACCAATGCCATCTGATCACAACAAAAAGTTTTATTCTGACTTACCAGATAAAGACAGATTTTATGGACCATAGTAAAGCATGCAACCCTTGTTTGTTCTTCAGTCTGCTCTGTAGTTGTGGTGATCATAATGCCAACActtgatgtacatgtgtgtgcgacagagagagagagagagcttatgtGTAGTCAGTGACTAGAAATTTATAAAACTGAAGGAGTGTATAATGCTTAACTGTGTTCATGTATAGTGACCTGTCAAAATAAAGATACTACTGGTTTTCAAATTTGcaagcgtttctctctctctctctctctctctctgggtgattCATATGCATGGTGcgcagtttgtgttgttttggaccAGTTGGGAAAACTGTTCAAGTGCAATATTTCACACTGACAGatctcatacatatatataaaaatatatgtaGTAACAGCAGTTCTAAAACAACTATACTGATAAGCATCTTGTGCTGAAGGAAGTGCAAATGCCAACGATTTAATTCTTTGCAGTGTCAAGATAGGTAATACTGACATCTGTAAGTAAAGCGCttgcacatgcatatattattaaTATTGGTACTTAATTACCTGTCTTCAATTGTAGACCAAAATCTAAGTACTTtataaacacagagtcatttgcacaacaggctgcctacaaacacacaaagaggcagagacatgGCACTAGAATTGTCATGAATATTTAAAAGCTAACAGTGGTTCAGGAATGGAAACTGCCAATAATGACTGGAAGTGGAATGTAGATTATCTAATCAGGTTCAGACCAGCAAGAATTTCTTGCTCtgcgtgttattgtgtgtgtgtagacctgaTTTGATATATATTTAACAATCAAAGCAATGGTTGTTAATCTTATGAAACTAGCTCACAATTCTGGTCTTTCtcgcacatgcacgtgcgcgcgcgcgcgcgcacacacacacacacacacacacacactcttagatGCAAGCAGAAtggacacactgacaaaaaaatcAGTCAAGAATAATAAAACTTTTTCTTCCAGTGAAAAGGTTTATTACATAAACAGACGCTGATCAAAATTCAGTGAATAAGATATAAATGAGTTTCTTTTAAAACATACATACTGAGTCAGAGAATATCACACCCCCCGCCCAAAAAAAAGGGATTGATACATACACGATCAAGTGCAGTGTTCTGTTGCCTGTCGGTTACATTTTGTGAACACGCGGGTTTATATATCAAGTCCAACACATGATAAAAAGGAAGGCTGACAGTATCAAACTGGAACTACAGAAACGTTtctgcacatacaaatacaaaatacttttgAAAAGTTACAGGTGCATACACAGAAATACATGTATGAAAATTTATAGACAAACATAACTGCAAAAAACATAAGGTTCTGCAAAATTTATATGTATAACTGTTCTAAATAGTCTGTAAAATGTATACTTAGCAAAATGTCAAAAATTGAGCTCCACAATGGAAATCAAACTCCACAGACCAGAATCTTTTGTGAACAGAGCCCATTCCTCGAGGACCGCAGTACTGCATTAACGTGCATTCTTGTTGTCACAGAAAAATTGTTAAATAAAAACCAGACCATATTCATGAGGATGTCTCAGACTGAGCaactctgcatgtgtctgtgtggatgtatgtgtgtgtgcacgaagtTATAATATTTTGACTAACAAAAAGTGATTCGTCATATAATTGTCATACTTTGTTGAAATAAAACACATCTCGACTAATCTCACATTTACACAACGGATATCCTTGACTGTCGTCAAAAACCATGTTTTCAATAACAAAAAATTTGCAGGGTCTTTGCTGTCGTCATATACTTTGTTCACTAAACAAACAACACTGTGATTAACTGAACATCGCTTTCGATTTCCCACCTCCTGTCACAGCACCGTTCTCCTAAATGCTCCTCACAActactctctgtcctcactcaACTTCAcatcctctgttgttgttgtagttaaaCCGAAGTAACAAtgcaaactacaacaacaaagatCATCCATCACGAGACTACTCAGGCTTGggagaaggagcagcagcagcagcagcagcagtagtagtagcagcagtatccttaccaccaccaccaacaccaacaccaccaccaccagtatcatcatcaccaccaccactttcaatagcagcagcagtatcatcaccatcagagAGGTCCTGGTCTTCATCATCGCCCTCCAGACTGAAACCAAGGACCTTTCGGGTGAAGACGGGCGCAGTGAGCTCAGCGGGTAGATGCCGGTCAATGAGGCTGGCCGCCTGGTCTGGGGGTAGACGGGGGTCCTCGGTGCTGTGACCCAGCAGGGTGGCCAGGCAGTCGGCCAGCTCCTTCTCCGTCATGTGCTCCCCTGGCGTGTGGTAGGAGGGTAGTGACCGTTCACTGGGAGAAGGGGtgatctttctctccctctctctcttttgctctctcttgCTTATTGCTATGTCTAGTTATTTAGTTCTTACAAACACCCCATTTTCTTACCATGTGTTCACCTGGTAGGAGGTTCGACTACTTGAGGGGTGTACATGGGCAAAGGATGAATTGTTTAAGCAACGATCATTGAAATTCTTGATTTAACAGAGGCAGTCACAAATTATCACTAACTATTACTTTCAACTCTGTTAAAAATATTATTTCactaaataataataactgaATGCGACACAATCAGATCATATTACTCTTTCGTATCAAGTTCGATACACCGCATTATTTTGCCAAAGACAGTACCCAAACGTTCATGGAAAATTTGAGGCAACTAACGAGCAAAACAAATTTTAACTTGTGACACTTGGAcctaatgggggggggggggggagagacatgacctatgactttttttttctttttcttttttcctttttcttttttttttttttttttttttttgacggtttgtttggttttttgtttctttttttatgtttaatgTATCTACATGTATATGTGGTAATTTCCTACTTTTAGTATCcggtaaagtcctatttcagAATCCTAAATTCGGGGACTTATTTctagcggctttttttttttctttctttctttttttttttaaccaaaactaAACTATGTCTTCTAAAACTAGTAAATCACGACCCAAGTTAGCTCTATACCAACCTCTGCTTTGCAAGAGATCGAGCAACTGCCCACGAGAGAGTGAGTCGCCGTCAGGGGAGGGCAGTCCCAAGACATGAAAGGCCCAGTTCACCTTGTCCAGTGACAGGCCAAAGGCAGGCCGGTAATTCACatacactgatcaacacacacacatacacacatgcacgca
The DNA window shown above is from Babylonia areolata isolate BAREFJ2019XMU chromosome 29, ASM4173473v1, whole genome shotgun sequence and carries:
- the LOC143302284 gene encoding exosome complex component MTR3-like; this translates as MPDTRRIAGPENTQSPFAYVVNETTEAVTNGKRADGRAQKDHRPIYLKAGLLSQAKGSALGEFGQTKVVCAVYGPREVPRREDFSIQGQINCDVKFAPFSCRVRRQHVQDGQEKDLSAQLLEAVEPAVRLDTFPKSQVDIYVTVLENDGGVLSAAITCACLALADAGIEMYDLVVGCSARLHGDTVLMDPSEKEERLKTASGQKPGGELTVAFMPSLRQVSAICFHGDTDLELLTQASQLCQDTCQKLYQVVQATLITAIQNRMKAA